The following coding sequences are from one Selenomonas sputigena ATCC 35185 window:
- a CDS encoding class I SAM-dependent methyltransferase, protein MNRWQEIWNKRSAQLAGIDRSDKRAMLLELKRINGFDVTGGGIPYESLLKQYEETKAALRLPAGGSIFEVGCGAGANLWLFRLDGFAVGGLDYSEQMIAVLTDVFRGGTLREAVCAEARQMPREEKYDAVFSTCVFHYFPDESYAQEVMEGMVGKSRGRIAIIEVHDAEKKDEFFAFRRQIDPEYDVHYQGLDKLFYQKSFFEDFAEKHALRVSFEPVQVEGYWNAPFLYSVVFSREEVPKE, encoded by the coding sequence ATGAATCGCTGGCAGGAAATCTGGAATAAGAGAAGCGCACAGCTTGCAGGCATTGATCGCTCGGACAAGCGGGCGATGCTCTTGGAACTCAAGCGCATCAATGGCTTTGATGTGACGGGCGGCGGTATACCGTATGAATCACTTCTAAAGCAGTATGAGGAAACGAAGGCGGCGCTTCGTCTGCCTGCAGGCGGCAGCATATTCGAGGTCGGCTGCGGTGCGGGAGCAAACCTCTGGCTCTTTCGACTCGATGGGTTCGCTGTCGGCGGTCTCGATTATTCGGAACAAATGATTGCTGTCTTGACAGATGTATTTCGTGGTGGGACACTGCGCGAAGCAGTCTGTGCGGAAGCGAGGCAGATGCCGCGGGAAGAGAAGTATGATGCGGTGTTTTCAACGTGTGTCTTTCACTACTTCCCCGATGAATCGTATGCACAAGAGGTCATGGAGGGGATGGTCGGAAAATCGCGCGGCAGAATCGCCATCATCGAGGTGCATGATGCTGAGAAGAAGGACGAGTTCTTCGCTTTCCGTCGTCAGATTGATCCGGAATATGATGTGCATTATCAAGGATTGGACAAACTCTTCTATCAGAAGAGTTTCTTTGAGGATTTTGCGGAGAAGCATGCTCTTCGGGTCTCGTTCGAGCCGGTGCAGGTGGAGGGCTATTGGAATGCGCCATTCCTCTATTCCGTGGTTTTTTCTCGCGAGGAAGTGCCGAAAGAATGA